Proteins encoded by one window of Kribbella flavida DSM 17836:
- a CDS encoding bifunctional metallophosphatase/5'-nucleotidase: MTQAAPAKAQPTHTQIQLLALNDFHGNLAPNPATSSSGNVNGTPAGGAEYLATHLDNLRAAAKAQGQETVTVAAGDLIGASPLLSAAFHDEPTIEALNVMGLEAASVGNHEFDEGWHELLRMQTGGCLNDGDGQNNQNSCPDKKAKFKGADFDYLSANVFFENTRKTLLDPYTVKKFKGGQKIAFIGMTLENTPNIVTKAGVEGLTFTDEVETANALVPKLRKQGIESIVVLLHEGGFPTDPRAFNSCPGISGPVTDIAKKLDPAIDAVISGHTHSAYNCSINDPAGKPRLVTSASSFGKVVTQVRLSIDNKTKDVDRLNTLANNLIVTQDVPKNRDLTKLITKYQELVAPIENKVIGHITTPSIVKTPDDSQESPLGNLIADAQLADPSTVTGGKTPVAAFMNPGGIRADLASTGGAVTYGQAFAVQPFNNFLVSMDMTGTQIKALLEQQFSGVNQASNKVLQVAGITYTYNPAAAPGAKVVAGSIKIAGQPLVDGTTYRIVTNNFLADGGDGFPAFTTAQNKFVGGLDIDAFANYLSAHDPYTPVPTNRISIS, translated from the coding sequence GTGACCCAGGCAGCGCCGGCCAAAGCCCAGCCGACGCACACCCAGATCCAGTTGCTCGCACTGAACGACTTCCACGGCAACCTCGCGCCCAATCCCGCGACCAGTTCCAGCGGCAACGTGAACGGCACCCCGGCCGGTGGCGCGGAGTACCTGGCCACCCACCTGGACAACCTCCGGGCCGCCGCGAAGGCGCAGGGGCAGGAGACCGTCACGGTCGCCGCGGGTGACCTGATCGGCGCGTCCCCGCTGCTGTCGGCGGCGTTCCACGACGAGCCGACCATCGAGGCGCTGAACGTGATGGGCCTGGAGGCCGCGTCGGTCGGCAACCACGAGTTCGACGAGGGTTGGCACGAGCTGCTCCGGATGCAGACCGGCGGCTGCCTGAACGACGGCGACGGGCAGAACAACCAGAACTCGTGCCCGGACAAGAAGGCCAAGTTCAAGGGCGCCGACTTCGACTACCTGTCGGCGAACGTGTTCTTCGAGAACACCCGCAAGACCCTGCTCGACCCGTACACGGTGAAGAAGTTCAAGGGCGGCCAGAAGATCGCCTTCATCGGCATGACGCTGGAGAACACGCCGAACATCGTCACCAAGGCCGGCGTCGAGGGCCTGACCTTCACCGACGAGGTGGAGACCGCCAACGCGCTGGTGCCGAAGCTGCGCAAGCAGGGCATCGAGTCGATCGTGGTGCTGCTGCACGAGGGCGGGTTCCCCACTGACCCGCGCGCGTTCAACAGCTGCCCGGGAATCTCCGGCCCGGTGACCGACATCGCGAAGAAGCTCGACCCGGCGATCGACGCGGTCATCTCCGGTCACACCCACTCGGCCTACAACTGCTCGATCAACGACCCGGCCGGCAAGCCGCGCCTGGTCACCAGCGCGTCGTCGTTCGGCAAGGTCGTCACCCAGGTGCGGCTGAGCATCGACAACAAGACCAAGGACGTCGACCGGCTGAACACGCTGGCGAACAACCTGATCGTCACCCAGGACGTGCCGAAGAACCGCGACCTGACCAAGCTGATCACCAAGTACCAGGAGCTGGTCGCGCCGATCGAGAACAAGGTGATCGGCCACATCACCACCCCGTCGATCGTGAAGACGCCGGACGACTCGCAGGAATCCCCGCTGGGCAACCTGATCGCGGACGCGCAGCTGGCCGACCCGTCGACGGTGACCGGCGGCAAGACGCCGGTGGCCGCGTTCATGAACCCGGGCGGCATCCGCGCCGACCTGGCGTCGACCGGGGGCGCGGTGACGTACGGGCAGGCGTTCGCTGTGCAGCCGTTCAACAACTTCCTGGTCTCGATGGACATGACCGGCACCCAGATCAAGGCCCTGCTGGAGCAGCAGTTCTCCGGCGTCAACCAGGCCTCGAACAAGGTGCTGCAGGTCGCCGGCATCACCTACACCTACAACCCGGCCGCCGCGCCGGGCGCCAAGGTGGTGGCGGGTTCGATCAAGATCGCGGGCCAGCCGCTGGTCGACGGTACGACGTACCGGATCGTCACGAACAACTTCCTGGCCGACGGCGGTGACGGCTTCCCCGCCTTCACCACGGCGCAGAACAAGTTCGTCGGCGGCCTGGACATCGACGCGTTCGCGAACTACCTGTCGGCGCACGACCCGTACACCCCGGTGCCGACCAACCGGATCTCCATCTCCTGA
- the mshD gene encoding mycothiol synthase: protein MTLEAVPSPLPPATAVAVTELARLAAQSDGVNPLSEQTLLHVDSEHHGDLHVLAYDGEPGTLDVSGLQTAENLIGYAALGPDGSAELVVTPAARRQGTGTALLRMLLDHGKDRLRLWAHGRLPGADELAAHFDLTVARELYFLRRPSAPLPEPGWPEGIDVRAFVPGQDDDAWLEVNARAFATHPEQGAWTTEDLGDRLHQPWFDPEGFFLAVDSKTGALAGFHWTKVEGDEGEVYVVGVDPSYQGTGLGKALTLHGLHHLQEVRGLPAVTLYVDGTNTAARALYEKLGFTTAALDVQYAPATV from the coding sequence GTGACCCTCGAAGCAGTCCCCTCCCCGTTGCCCCCGGCCACCGCGGTCGCCGTCACCGAACTCGCTCGTCTGGCTGCGCAGAGCGACGGTGTGAACCCGTTGTCCGAGCAAACGCTGCTGCACGTCGACAGCGAGCACCACGGTGACCTGCACGTGCTCGCGTACGACGGCGAGCCCGGCACGCTGGACGTTTCCGGCCTGCAGACCGCCGAGAACCTGATCGGCTACGCCGCCCTCGGCCCCGACGGCTCCGCCGAACTCGTCGTCACCCCCGCCGCCCGCCGCCAAGGCACCGGTACGGCGCTGCTCCGCATGCTGCTGGACCACGGCAAGGACCGCCTTCGCCTCTGGGCCCACGGTCGCCTCCCCGGCGCCGACGAACTCGCGGCCCACTTCGACCTCACCGTCGCCCGCGAGCTGTACTTCCTGCGCCGCCCGAGCGCGCCCCTTCCTGAGCCCGGGTGGCCCGAGGGCATCGACGTACGGGCCTTTGTTCCTGGTCAGGACGACGACGCCTGGCTGGAGGTCAACGCCCGAGCCTTCGCCACCCACCCGGAACAAGGCGCTTGGACCACCGAAGACCTCGGGGACCGCCTCCACCAGCCGTGGTTCGATCCCGAAGGCTTCTTCCTGGCTGTGGATTCCAAGACCGGCGCGCTGGCCGGCTTCCACTGGACCAAGGTCGAGGGCGACGAGGGCGAGGTCTACGTCGTTGGCGTCGACCCCAGCTACCAAGGCACCGGTCTTGGCAAGGCGCTCACCCTGCACGGTCTGCATCACCTTCAGGAGGTACGCGGCCTGCCCGCCGTCACCCTCTACGTCGACGGCACCAACACCGCAGCCCGCGCCCTCTACGAAAAACTCGGCTTCACCACCGCCGCGCTGGACGTCCAGTACGCACCCGCCACTGTGTGA